From Campylobacter concisus, a single genomic window includes:
- a CDS encoding methylenetetrahydrofolate reductase, with product MLKEKILNKEKGLVLYGLTPPKAEFEESKLREISERWTGRINDIKADGLVLYEVQDESERNDSERTFEFSGTLSPEIYYKKYLNVATPSIFYRVASGYGEDEFRAALKAQSSNLNVLVGAASSTQKVRLNLARAYEIASEFKELVVGGVCIAERHGKKGDEPQRMREKIAAGAKFFISQAIFDAQLARKFLEDCAAAKISEPIFLTFSTAGNSKTLEFIKWLGVSVPNSVEERLNLSSDYLASSCEIIKEIWCELKKFGDENGLNLSINIESVMAKRAEIEASLELTKSIRELV from the coding sequence ATGCTAAAAGAGAAAATTTTAAATAAAGAAAAAGGGCTCGTGCTCTATGGTCTCACGCCACCAAAGGCTGAATTTGAAGAGTCAAAGCTACGTGAGATCTCAGAGCGCTGGACGGGCCGGATAAATGATATCAAGGCAGACGGGCTCGTGCTTTACGAGGTGCAAGACGAGAGCGAGAGAAATGATAGCGAGAGGACATTTGAGTTTAGTGGGACGCTAAGTCCAGAAATTTACTACAAAAAGTACCTAAACGTCGCAACACCTAGTATATTTTACCGCGTGGCTAGCGGATACGGCGAGGATGAATTTCGCGCAGCACTTAAGGCTCAAAGCTCAAATTTAAACGTGCTAGTGGGGGCAGCTTCTAGCACGCAAAAAGTGAGGCTAAATTTAGCTCGCGCTTACGAGATCGCTAGCGAATTTAAAGAGTTGGTAGTGGGCGGTGTTTGTATCGCAGAGCGCCACGGCAAAAAGGGCGATGAGCCGCAAAGGATGCGCGAAAAGATCGCAGCTGGGGCTAAATTTTTCATATCGCAAGCGATCTTTGACGCACAGCTAGCGCGTAAATTTTTAGAGGATTGCGCGGCTGCAAAGATAAGCGAGCCGATATTTCTTACATTTAGCACAGCTGGCAATTCAAAAACGCTTGAATTTATCAAATGGCTCGGAGTGAGCGTGCCAAACTCGGTTGAGGAGAGGCTAAATTTAAGCTCCGACTACCTAGCTAGTAGCTGCGAGATCATCAAAGAAATTTGGTGCGAGCTAAAGAAATTTGGCGATGAAAATGGGCTAAACTTAAGCATAAATATAGAAAGCGTCATGGCAAAGCGCGCTGAGATCGAAGCGAGCTTGGAGCTAACAAAAAGCATAAGAGAGTTGGTGTAA
- a CDS encoding winged helix-turn-helix domain-containing protein — MLDERVPSVFKRIYYARVNDFIIKPFCPEEFLFHVFRLCKVLLGSKFELKNGLIFDKDSQCIIKEDEVIYLGKKESQLLEILCKNSPHVVILDEIDHHLYKNETLSQDRIRSLVREIRAKIPAICLKTIRGTGYKVE, encoded by the coding sequence TTGCTAGATGAGAGAGTCCCTAGCGTTTTTAAGAGGATTTACTACGCTAGGGTTAATGATTTTATCATTAAACCATTTTGCCCTGAAGAGTTTTTATTTCATGTTTTTAGGCTTTGCAAGGTGCTTTTAGGCTCTAAATTTGAGCTAAAAAATGGTCTGATTTTTGACAAAGACTCCCAGTGCATAATAAAAGAGGACGAGGTCATCTATCTTGGCAAAAAAGAGAGCCAGCTACTTGAAATTTTATGCAAAAACTCGCCCCACGTCGTCATCCTTGATGAGATAGATCATCACCTATATAAAAACGAAACCTTATCGCAAGATCGCATAAGATCGCTCGTGCGAGAGATAAGAGCAAAAATCCCAGCCATCTGCCTAAAAACCATACGAGGCACTGGATATAAGGTGGAGTGA
- a CDS encoding cytochrome c3 family protein has product MKISKKLLALIIFISGIVGFLVVLPVHYALDETSGDKFCIVCHEMDPMVIAYNDDIHSGKGKTGIKARCVDCHIPHDNIAKYALTKAKNGILEGWVHFFGDPDAIDWHKNLKNREHFVFDNGCTSCHTNVIDSNNTSAQAQKMHAHYKELLGSDKELKCVSCHYDAGHSAGFRNYLEYWKPSYKIYDKKMIEKRIETKQKFFKDEYKPTKDEEEFLKQKVEKDAKKPAGGLAG; this is encoded by the coding sequence ATGAAAATTTCAAAAAAATTACTAGCGCTTATAATCTTCATAAGCGGAATTGTTGGATTTTTAGTCGTTCTGCCAGTTCATTACGCGCTTGATGAGACGAGTGGGGATAAATTCTGCATCGTTTGCCACGAGATGGATCCTATGGTGATCGCCTACAACGACGATATCCACAGCGGCAAGGGCAAAACTGGCATCAAAGCAAGATGTGTAGATTGTCACATACCGCATGACAACATCGCAAAATACGCTCTAACAAAGGCGAAAAATGGCATTTTAGAGGGCTGGGTGCATTTCTTTGGCGATCCTGATGCGATTGATTGGCACAAAAACCTCAAAAACCGCGAACATTTCGTCTTTGACAACGGCTGCACAAGCTGTCACACAAATGTGATAGACAGCAATAACACTTCAGCGCAAGCTCAAAAGATGCACGCTCACTATAAAGAGCTTCTTGGCAGCGATAAAGAGCTAAAATGCGTAAGCTGTCACTACGACGCAGGCCACAGCGCTGGCTTTAGAAACTACCTTGAGTACTGGAAGCCGTCATATAAAATTTATGATAAGAAGATGATCGAAAAGAGGATCGAAACTAAGCAAAAATTCTTCAAAGATGAGTACAAACCTACAAAAGATGAGGAGGAATTTTTAAAACAAAAGGTTGAAAAAGACGCCAAAAAACCAGCTGGTGGTTTAGCTGGCTGA
- a CDS encoding cytochrome c3 family protein gives MNKLKFIAIFACLFSLHLFGADMPKGDLNVTKVVVSDELRAKYKIKPHHEHLSFDCVDCHQNQGDNPSKFKAIGDAGCLSCHKSKKLLADRLKFMDTLKANPHNSVHDGPTLYCDECHNEHKPSTNMCSECHEHEVPQWMNGVTP, from the coding sequence ATGAATAAGCTTAAATTCATCGCTATTTTTGCCTGTTTATTTTCGCTTCATCTCTTTGGTGCCGATATGCCAAAGGGCGATCTAAACGTCACAAAAGTAGTAGTCTCTGATGAGCTAAGAGCCAAGTATAAGATCAAACCTCATCACGAACACCTAAGCTTTGACTGCGTTGATTGTCACCAAAACCAAGGCGATAATCCTAGCAAATTTAAAGCGATCGGTGACGCTGGCTGTCTATCCTGTCATAAGAGCAAAAAACTCTTAGCCGATAGACTAAAATTCATGGATACTCTAAAAGCAAATCCTCACAACTCTGTTCACGATGGTCCGACTTTGTACTGCGACGAGTGCCACAACGAACACAAGCCATCTACAAATATGTGCTCTGAGTGCCATGAACACGAGGTGCCACAATGGATGAACGGAGTAACACCATGA